A region from the Benincasa hispida cultivar B227 chromosome 12, ASM972705v1, whole genome shotgun sequence genome encodes:
- the LOC120068473 gene encoding dof zinc finger protein DOF4.6-like has translation MDTAQWPQEIVVKPIEEIVTNTCPKPSVSILERKIRPQKEQALNCPRCNSTNTKFCYYNNYSLTQPRYFCKTCRRYWTEGGSLRNIPVGGGSRKNKRPSSSSSTSTSPTPSSSHQPIPKKILDLPQNPKPTQDLNLFFPPSNHQDHHHFTTNNLSEIVVVGGKPTIASSSSASAVSSSPPAPSHQPSAMELLTGMTSSNNNNSRGLNCFVSMPPVVVPDPGSVYTVGFPDLHDQFKPSLGFSLDGYGIVQTEASNGGGRLMQLPFEDLKQGSNGVEQGKEQGDHNSNGYWSGMLDGGSW, from the exons ATGGATACTGCTCAATGGCCACAG gagaTTGTGGTGAAACCAATTGAAGAAATTGTGACAAACACATGCCCAAAACCAAGTGTTTCAATTTTAGAGAGGAAAATTAGACCTCAAAAGGAACAAGCTTTGAATTGTCCAAGGTGTAATTCAACCAATACCAAGTTTtgttattacaataattatagcCTTACACAACCAAGATACTTTTGCAAAACTTGTAGAAGGTATTGGACTGAAGGTGGATCCTTAAGAAATATTCCTGTTGGTGGAGGCTCAAGGAAGAACAAGagaccttcttcttcttcatctacATCTACATCTCCCACACCTTCTTCATCTCATCAACCTATTCCCAAGAAAATTCTTGATCTCCCTCAAAACCCTAAACCCACCCAAGATCTCAACTTGTTCTTCCCACCCTCAAACCATCAAGATCATCATCATTtcaccaccaataacctctccgAAATCGTTGTCGTCGGTGGTAAACCTACAATTGCCAGTTCCTCATCGGCCTCTGCTGTGTCGTCGTCGCCACCGGCCCCATCGCATCAGCCTTCGGCAATGGAGCTTCTCACCGGAATGACGAGtagcaacaacaacaactctagGGGTTTGAATTGTTTCGTTTCAATGCCGCCTGTTGTCGTCCCCGATCCTGGCTCCGTTTACACGGTAGGGTTTCCTGATCTCCATGATCAGTTCAAGCCAAGCCTTGGATTCTCTCTCGATGGCTACGGCATCGTCCAGACGGAGGCGAGCAATGGCGGGGGGAGGCTCATGCAGCTGCCATTTGAGGATTTGAAGCAAGGGTCTAATGGAGTTGAACAAGGCAAAGAGCAAGGAGATCATAATTCAAATGGGTATTGGAGTGGAATGTTGGATGGAGGATCATGGTAA